The following DNA comes from Acidicapsa ligni.
CCAAAGATCCCAGGGCATAAACACGGTGACGTCGACTTTCATATCGTGGACGTCGCCGATGGTTCCTGCCAGTGCGATGTTGCGTGCAGCCTGCATCACTGGGGACCAGCGAAGCTGAAAATTGACAGCGGCTGTCAGGTCTTTCTCGCGACAGAGGCGCTCGATGGCGACTGCTTCGGCGAGAGTTTCGCCCATGGGTTTCTGGATCAGGACCGCGGCTCCATCCGGAAGCTGCGCCAGAACTTTGAGGATTGCGTTTGCCGGTACAGCTACATCGAAGATGACCTCGGACGGAAGCTGCGGCAATGCCTCAGCAACCGAGGAATAAACCTTCGGAATATCGAACCTGGCCGCGAGCGATTCTGCCTTGGTCTTGTCTGGATCAAGGATGGCAATAACCGGAAAACCAGCTTTGCGATAGGCGGGCAGGTGCGCATCATTCACGATGCCGCCAGCTCCTACGGAGACTATAGGGCGTGGAATAAAGTTCAGTTCTGACGCGTTCAGTTGTGAGTTAGAAATAGGAATCAGATTGGACACGGTCATAGTGCGTACTTGTTCTCAGGGGGGATTTTTCTTGCCAGACGGGGAAATCATACATGGTAGCGTCCGGCATTGTCAGTCATCGATAAAGTTGTGAACTTCGTTTTTGCTGTGACTGCGTGCTTTCGGTGCAGTTCCGAATGGTGCAAGAGGATGCGAGATGGTGGGAGGAGATGAAGAAGAAGCCGTGCAAGGAATCCGGCAATAGAGTCAGGCCATAAAGGTTGGTGCTTTCCTGCTAGTGTTTCCCCAGCCGTGGCTAATTTTCCGTTGGGAAAGCTTCCAGCTTATGGCCGCCATCACGCTGCTTGACCAGCATTTGTACTTTACCTTCAGCGGCATCCAGTTCCTGCTTGCATGCGGCAGACAAGCTCACGCCTTCTTCAAACAGCTTGAGGGACTGCTCCAGGGCAAGGTCGCCCTGTTCCAGTTGTTCGACGATAACTTCCAGCTTTTTTAGTGACTCTTCAAATTTTGCCATCGTGCTGTAATTGCTCCTGAATACTGCGAACGCGACGAAATACTTATCGCGGAAGGCTTGTTTGTGGCAACACGGAAGCGATGGCTTCAGCGGCCAGTGCGTAACGGCCAAAGGGTGCGCTGACCTGCACTCCCTGGACCATCGGGCGTGCTTCCGTAAGCATCTCCTGGGCGATTCGGACGCCCTCCATGCGAGCGGCATCGGGATTTTCTGCCTGGGCCATGCGCAGCATGACTGCTTCGGGCATGGACACGCGCAGGTCGTTACGCATGAACTCGGCATTGCGCAGGCTGGTGAGTGGCCAGATACCGGCGATCACCGGAATGCGGAACTCCTCGATGCGCTTGAGAAAGCTTTCCAACAGGCGCAGATCGAAGACCGGCTGCGTGATGGCGTATTCAGCCCCGGCTTCCACCTTCCACGCGAAGCGGCGAATCTCCTGTTCAATATCTGGGACACCGGGATTGGCGGCGACGGCAATAGTGAAGTTCGTCGATGCCCCAATCGAATTGCTACCGATATCGAGCCCGTGATTGAGGCGGCGGACGATATTGACGAGACCGATTGCATCCACATCAAAGACCGCGGTTGCGTCGGGATAGTTGCCCAGCTTGGGCGGATCGCCGGTGAGGCAAAGAACATTGCGCAGGCCGATCGACGAAGCTCCCAGCAAATCGGACTGGATACTGAGGACGTTGCGGTCGCGGCAGGTGTAATGCAGCACCGTTTCAATGCCGGCCTGCTGCTGAATCTGAATGCAGAGGCTCTGAGCGCTCATGCGAGCAGAGGCGCGAGGCGAATCCGGAATGTTGATCGCGTGAACGCCGAGCGAGGCTAGGAGGCGAGCGCCTTCAATCTCCTTAATGCAATCGATCCCACGTGGTGGAACAATTTCAACCAGCGTGACGAAAGTGCCTTCGGCAATCAGCGCTCCAATACGGGAGCGTTCCGCGAGCGGAGCCGGAGGAATTTCAATGGTGTTTGTAGCAGTTGCATTCTTCTGGGCCGCTATTCCGGAGGCCGAATTCTGGTTGCGATTTTGGGCATCGATAGCCCGGATGGCTGACTTCATGGCGCGGATATGATTCGGAGTGGTTCCGCAACAGCCGCCGACGAATTGTGCTCCGGCCTTGATCGCCTTGCGTGCGAAGCTGGCCATATACTCCGGCGAGCAAAGATAGATGTTGCGCCCTTCAATCGCGCGGGGCATGCCTGCATTGGGCATGGCAACAATGGGCAGGGAACTGGCAGCACGCATTGCTTCAATTGCGGTTAGAACATTTGCCGGACCGGTAGAGCAGTTGCAGCCGATCGCATCCGCGCCCCACTCCGTGAGCAGTGTCGCGGCCTGGCCGGGCGACGATCCGTCGAGGCAGTTGCCATCGTCATCCACGGTGACCATGAGGAAGACGGGCAGTTCCGGAGCAGTCGCCTTGGCGGCCAGCAGGGCCTCGCGAGCCTCGTTCAACGCCGGCATGGTCTCAATGATCAAAAGATCTGCACCGGCGGAGGCAAGGGCTCCTATCTGCTCGGCAAAGGCAGCGCGAGCCTCTTCCAGGCTGGTCTTGCCCAATGGCTCAAGATGCACGCCCAGCGGGCCGATGGATCCGGCAACCCACGCGTCGCCTGCCTGCTTGTCTTTCAGGTGCTCGGCAGCTTGGCGCGCAATGCGTACTCCCGCCTCGTTGATCTCGACGGTGCGGCTGGCAAGGCCATGACGAGCCAAGCGGAAGCGATTGGCTCCGAAGGTGTTCGTCTCCAAAATTTCGGCGCCGCTCTGCAGATACTCCTCATGAACGGAGAGGATCAGGGCCGGGTCGGAGAGGTTGAGTTCGTCGTAACAGCGGTTGATAAAAACTCCGCGAGCATAGAGCACAGTACCCATTGCTCCGTCACAAAGGACCGGTCGGTCGGCAAAAATGTCTTTCAGTGTACGCACGTTACCAATCATGCTATCGCGTTTCCGAACCGCCTGTCGCGATTGTCGAAGGCAACTGCTTTCCTGTGTCAATGGTCCGCGTCCAAGCAGAAGCGACCGCAAGGGAAGACAGCGTTATTGGGTTCAGACATATAGAAGGGGCAGGGGCAACTGGCTGAGGCCTGCAGGTCGACCCGTATTTGTTATACTTTGCCAGTCAGCTCGTTTATCTGAGGTATAGGATTTTGAAGAAGAGAAGTCTCGTAATTTGCGCCCTGGCGGCACTGGTGACCGCGGGTGTACTGGCGGGCTGTGGTAGTAACCTTTATTTTGCTGGTCGAGTTCTGCCTCCCAGCGGAATCGCCAATCGCGTTCTGATTGCTATTCAGAACCCCAGTCCGGCTTCTCGCGGCGCACTCCAGTTTGTGGATGCGTTCTACGATATTCGGCAGAGCTTTAAGGATACGATCCCGTTTTTCAGCATCGCTGGATATAGCGGCGCGCTTCCGATCACCATCCAGAACATGCCCGAAGAGCAGCTCGGGGCAGTCTATGGATCGGGCGACGGCACCTTTACGCTGATCAACTATGCGAAAGAAACGACATCGGGACCGGCTGCTACGCTGAGCTCGCTGTCCTCTAGCATATTTGTCTCCCGTAACCAGCTTTTCGTCTTTGCCGCCAGCCAGCAGACACACGTGATGACGGTGGTGGACAGCGCAGCGGGCAAGCAATACAGCCTGAGCCTGCCGGGCGTTTATCGCGTTTCGACGAATCCCGGCGGATCGATGGCGCTGGCTTTCGTGCAGAACTCGAATTTTGTGTATTACCCGCGCAAATTGCAGACATCCGAGTCCACATCGCTGGCAGCATACTTTCTGACGAATCACAGCTGGCCGCAGCCGTATGTTGATTGCGAGCCGCAGAATTTGCCCGGCATGTGCCTGGCTCAAATGCAGAGCCCGGACAGTTTGAACACGAATTCCAACCTCTTTGCAGGCGCGCCGCTTAGCTTCGACCGTCCTGTAAAGGCGCTGTTTTCGGCAGATGGCTCTTCGGCCTATATCCTGAACTGCGGACCGGAGTGCGGCGGAACGGCATCCTCGGTATCGATTGTTCCCATCGCTCCCATGATTCTGCAGAGTGGCCAGCAATCCGGCCAGTTGCCGACGCAGAGCGCGCTGACCAAGGCGACGATTCTTGCCCCTGGTGGAGCAAGCAATGGGCTGGTGAATTCGAATATGTTGTACGTCATGGGTCAGCAACCGCAGACTCAGGCCGACGGCCAGGTGCTCTACGCTGGAAATCTGACACAGATCAATCTGACCAACAACAGTCTTGCCGGTCAGGCTATCTCGGTGAGCGATGGCGCTCCCGGACAGCCGACGAAGATGATTCTGGCGGATGACAACACGCTCTGGGTTGGTACAACTCGTTGCTCAGAGGGTGTGCGCTTTGCCCAGGGACTGCCCTACGGTTGCCTGACAATGCTTACGACCTCAAGCGATCCAGGCACTCCCCCAACGGTTACGATGATCGAGCCTTTCCAGGGCGATCTGACCGGTATTGCCGCGGTGACAACTCTGCATAAGATCTATATTGCCGAGGGTGGACAGGTTTACATCTACTCCACTACCGATGGATCGGCGATTAACAACTTCTTTGTAACCGTCAACGGCACCGCCTTCGACGTGGCTTACATGGATGCCATCACCGATTCGGACAACACCGACTACTAAACAGAATGCAGACCCCGCAGGCAGTGATTGATGTTTTGGCCATCGCAGCACATCGCGATGATGTCGAACAGACCTGCGGGGGAACGCTCCTTCGCATGAAGGCACGCGGACTGCGAACAGGCATTCTCGACCTGACGCAGGGCGAATCCGGTACGCGTGGCAGTGCAGCAGAGCGCTTCGCCGAGGCCGAGGGAGCAGCCCATATCCTGGGCGTAACCACGCGACAGGCTCTCGATCTGCCTGACGGCGCAGTTGCCAACACGCTTGAAAATCGCCTCAAAATTGTAAAAGTCATTCGCGATCTGCGTCCCCGCGTCGTGATCCTGCCCTATTGGGAAGCTCGCCATCCGGACCACGCAACCTGCTCCACTCTTGGCTACGAGGCATGTTTTCTCGCCGGACTATCCAAGCTTGAGGGCAATCGCGTCGAGGATCTGCCGCCTCATCGGCCCTTCAAAATCATCTACGCCAGCCTCTATGCGGATGTTCGTCCCAGCTTTATTGTGGACATCACGCCCTTCATCGATCAACGCCACGCGTCGCTCATGGCCTACAAGTCCCAATATGCCAACCAGCAGCAGGGCGGGGGACTATTCGTGCCCGAAGAAGAGATTCGCGAACGCACCTTTGCCGAGGCTCGACATTATGGGCTGCTTGCCGGGGTGAAGTATGGCGAGCCTTTCGTACAGCGGGAGGTCGGCCTGGTGGACGATGTCACGCTGATCCCCGTGCAATCGATCTAATCGGGCTAACGGACTAACAATCTGGCTGTATTAATTTTTGTTATCGCTACTCAAAAATGAATAACTTTGCCTTATGACCGCTCGTCCGCGAGAATCGTCTCAGAGGTGAAGTGATGATTCAAAGCTGGAACCCCGCCGTCTACGCTCAAATAGGAAGTTTTGTCCCCGCTCTCGGAGCAGGAGTGCTGGAGTGGCTGTCACCGCAGCCTGGAGAACGCATCCTCGATCTGGGCTGCGGCGATGGACAGCTTACGGCAAAGATCGCCGCAGCCGCCGCAACTGTGACCGGCGTGGATTCTTCCGCAGATATGGTGAAAGGTTCTCTGGCTCGCGGCCTGGATGCACACGTCTGCAATGTTGAGGCGCTCCCGTTCACCGGCGAGTTCGATGCTGTATTTTCAAATGCTGCGCTGCATTGGGTGCGCGATCAGGATGCGATGCTGGCCGGAGTTAAGCGAGCGCTTCGCCCCGGTGGCCGGTTCGTGGCTGAGATGGGAGGTCACGGGAATATCGCGTCAATTCAAGTAGCGCTGGCCGCGGTGCTGGCGCGACACGGCCTCGATCGTGAATTCAGCGCAGAGCAGATGAACTATTTTCCGACGGCCACTGCCTATCGGGCGCGCATGGAGCGTCATGGGTTTACGGTCGACGAGATTCAACTCATCCCACGGCCAACTCCCTTGCACGAAGCTGGAATGCGCGGCTGGCTGACGACTTTTCGACGCGGTGTTCTGGATTCCGTGCCGGAAGATCTTCGCCCCGTCGTCCTGGATGAAACCGTCGCTCTGCTCGAACCCGTCCTGCGCGACGATCAGGGCAACTGGACTGCAGATTACGTCCGCCTGCGCTTTATCGCTCATGTTTAAGCTGGCTGCAGCTAATTAGAATAGCCTTTATGACTTTGGCCTCGGACAGTCAATCGTCTTTGATATCGGATCGCTATTTACTCGTGATGACTGCGACGATCATCCCGGCAGCCAATGCCGGGGTGAAGCGGTCCGATCCGCAGATCCGCATGGAAGATTACAAGCGGGCTCTGCGATTCTGGCTATCGTATCCGCATGTGGCCGCTGAGCGCATCCTGTTTCTGGAAAATTCAGGCGCCGACCTGGGCGAACTGCGAGCAATTGCAACCAATGAAAATCCGTTTGGAAAGGCAGTCGAAATCCTCTCCGTGCCCGGCAATCATATTCCCGAGGGCACCAATTACGGATACACGGAAATGCAGATGCTCGACGAAGGCTTGGCCCTGAGCGAACTCCGGCGGGAAACGACCCACATGATCAAAGTGACCGGCCGGCTGATGTTTCCCACGCTCGGCAAGGCTCTGGATAAAGTTCGCAAACCTTTTGAGCTGCTGGTGGACTGTCGCAAGCTGGGTTTTCCTCGACGCGGCTTTGACGCCAACACGCAGTTGTTTCTCTGCTCGCATCGTTTCTACGATCGCGTCCTGCGCGATTCGCGCAACGAGATGAACTCGACCGACGTTCGACTATTGGAACACCTAATCTTCCGCAAGGTTATTCCGTTCAAAGGCCAGCCTGGGATATATCTCCGCTTCCCCTGCAACGTGGAACCGGTAGGCTACTCCGGCTTCAAATCGAAAAGCTACAATTCCCCTTCCACCACCCTGATTCGTGGCATGCGTTCCGTTTTACGAGTGATCGCGCCAAATTATTGGTATTAATAAACAGCATTGCCAAGGTGCGCAAATTCATCCATCATCAGCCATAATTTGACTCGGAATTCGCGACTGTCTGCCGGTTCTGCCCCTTCCCCAGAGCAAATTCATCAAACGTTTGCACTTTCTTTGCCTTTCTGAACTAAGCTTAAGATGAATCCGTGCGGCTATATAGCTCGCATTAAGGCCGCCGGGCGAGGGTATTGAGGTTTGAGCCAGACAGTTTTTGTGCTTGAGGATGACACAGACATCTCCCGTCTTGTGCAGCATCATCTGGAGGCAGCGGGCTTTTCTCCCCGTGTCTACCACACCCCTTCCAACCTGATTCCCGATGCCGAACGCCAGGCTCCAGCGTTGTTTTTGCTGGACATCATGGTTCCCGGCGGCGACGGGCTGGATGTGTGCCGCAGGTTGCGCAATCATCAGGCGCTTTCTTCGGTGCCCATCATTTTTCTGACTGCGCGCGCCGGTGAAAACGACCGCGTTCTGGGTCTGGAACTCGGTGCGGACGACTACATCACAAAGCCGTTTGCAACTCGCGAACTGGTAGCTCGGGTCAAGGCTGTCCTTCGACGCTTCGAGCGGCCTACTTCGCCTTCGGTCATCACCTTTGAAGAGGTGATCATCGATGCCAACGCGATGCAATTGCATGTGCGCGGCGAGTTGACGACGACTACGGCAACCGAGTTTCGCCTGCTGGATTACCTGGCTCGGCATCCAGGTCGCGTCTTCAGTCGCGATCATCTTCTGGACGCGGTATGGGGCGATGCTCGTTTCGTCACTCCTCGTTCGG
Coding sequences within:
- a CDS encoding bifunctional homocysteine S-methyltransferase/methylenetetrahydrofolate reductase; this translates as MIGNVRTLKDIFADRPVLCDGAMGTVLYARGVFINRCYDELNLSDPALILSVHEEYLQSGAEILETNTFGANRFRLARHGLASRTVEINEAGVRIARQAAEHLKDKQAGDAWVAGSIGPLGVHLEPLGKTSLEEARAAFAEQIGALASAGADLLIIETMPALNEAREALLAAKATAPELPVFLMVTVDDDGNCLDGSSPGQAATLLTEWGADAIGCNCSTGPANVLTAIEAMRAASSLPIVAMPNAGMPRAIEGRNIYLCSPEYMASFARKAIKAGAQFVGGCCGTTPNHIRAMKSAIRAIDAQNRNQNSASGIAAQKNATATNTIEIPPAPLAERSRIGALIAEGTFVTLVEIVPPRGIDCIKEIEGARLLASLGVHAINIPDSPRASARMSAQSLCIQIQQQAGIETVLHYTCRDRNVLSIQSDLLGASSIGLRNVLCLTGDPPKLGNYPDATAVFDVDAIGLVNIVRRLNHGLDIGSNSIGASTNFTIAVAANPGVPDIEQEIRRFAWKVEAGAEYAITQPVFDLRLLESFLKRIEEFRIPVIAGIWPLTSLRNAEFMRNDLRVSMPEAVMLRMAQAENPDAARMEGVRIAQEMLTEARPMVQGVQVSAPFGRYALAAEAIASVLPQTSLPR
- a CDS encoding class I SAM-dependent methyltransferase; its protein translation is MIQSWNPAVYAQIGSFVPALGAGVLEWLSPQPGERILDLGCGDGQLTAKIAAAAATVTGVDSSADMVKGSLARGLDAHVCNVEALPFTGEFDAVFSNAALHWVRDQDAMLAGVKRALRPGGRFVAEMGGHGNIASIQVALAAVLARHGLDREFSAEQMNYFPTATAYRARMERHGFTVDEIQLIPRPTPLHEAGMRGWLTTFRRGVLDSVPEDLRPVVLDETVALLEPVLRDDQGNWTADYVRLRFIAHV
- the bshB1 gene encoding bacillithiol biosynthesis deacetylase BshB1, producing the protein MIDVLAIAAHRDDVEQTCGGTLLRMKARGLRTGILDLTQGESGTRGSAAERFAEAEGAAHILGVTTRQALDLPDGAVANTLENRLKIVKVIRDLRPRVVILPYWEARHPDHATCSTLGYEACFLAGLSKLEGNRVEDLPPHRPFKIIYASLYADVRPSFIVDITPFIDQRHASLMAYKSQYANQQQGGGLFVPEEEIRERTFAEARHYGLLAGVKYGEPFVQREVGLVDDVTLIPVQSI
- a CDS encoding winged helix-turn-helix domain-containing protein, with the protein product MSQTVFVLEDDTDISRLVQHHLEAAGFSPRVYHTPSNLIPDAERQAPALFLLDIMVPGGDGLDVCRRLRNHQALSSVPIIFLTARAGENDRVLGLELGADDYITKPFATRELVARVKAVLRRFERPTSPSVITFEEVIIDANAMQLHVRGELTTTTATEFRLLDYLARHPGRVFSRDHLLDAVWGDARFVTPRSVDVYVRRIREKIEVDAENPRYLKTVRGAGYRFEIPKGE
- a CDS encoding exodeoxyribonuclease VII small subunit, whose protein sequence is MAKFEESLKKLEVIVEQLEQGDLALEQSLKLFEEGVSLSAACKQELDAAEGKVQMLVKQRDGGHKLEAFPTEN